In the Jatrophihabitans endophyticus genome, one interval contains:
- a CDS encoding YqgE/AlgH family protein yields the protein MAKADWSFLPARLRHEPTAGSLLVATPLLGDPHFSRTVVYLLEHDGGGTVGVVLNRPSHTPVGQVLPDWHDAVSGPAVVFGGGPVQPDGALCLGLLDPGLAPADDAADGMHEVVDGVTTVDLDGDVAVIAPIARRLRVFAGHAGWSPGQLDDEIAEGAWWPLSGSPDDLFSESPRSMWMHVLRRQPAPLSLLSTYPEDIALN from the coding sequence ATGGCGAAGGCGGACTGGTCTTTCTTGCCGGCTCGGCTGCGCCACGAACCCACGGCCGGCAGCCTGCTCGTCGCCACCCCGCTGCTCGGCGACCCGCACTTCAGCCGGACGGTCGTCTACCTGCTCGAGCACGACGGCGGCGGGACGGTCGGCGTGGTGCTCAACCGCCCCAGCCACACGCCGGTCGGCCAGGTGCTGCCCGACTGGCACGACGCGGTGAGCGGGCCTGCGGTCGTGTTCGGCGGCGGCCCGGTCCAGCCCGACGGTGCGCTGTGCCTCGGCCTGCTCGATCCGGGCCTCGCACCGGCCGACGACGCCGCGGACGGCATGCACGAGGTCGTGGACGGCGTCACCACCGTCGACCTCGACGGCGACGTCGCGGTGATCGCTCCCATCGCACGCCGGCTGCGGGTGTTCGCCGGCCATGCGGGCTGGTCGCCCGGGCAGCTCGACGACGAGATCGCCGAAGGCGCGTGGTGGCCGCTGTCGGGGAGCCCGGACGACCTGTTCAGCGAGTCCCCGCGCAGCATGTGGATGCACGTGTTGCGCCGGCAGCCGGCGCCGTTGTCGCTGCTGTCGACCTACCCCGAGGACATCGCACTGAACTGA
- a CDS encoding MFS transporter — MPRRRHLLAALAAGDFRRLLAVRIAGQFGDGAFQASLAGAVLFNPERQAAAADVAAGFAVLLLPYSLIGPFAGVLLDRWWRQRILIVANTARAGGLLVFAAGIGAGLSGLGFYAAALVLISVARFLLSALSAALPRVVPRAELVTANSFTTTVGTVAAVAGGGAAIGARALLGSGTGDYALIAAAAAVPYLLAAFAAGRFARSRLGPSAHERATRESLREVVRGLAAGLAHVRSRRPVLHGLTVVAVHRLGYGVTTVCTVLLYRNRFDDQGFFRAGLAGLTQVVTMIAVGGALAAAVTPAAFRRFGAPGWPALLLLGAAAVLLSFVLSYRLPLLLVAALLLGFAAQGVKISVDTLVQQYVDDAFRGRVFALYDTLFNVTLVVAAVLTATVLPADGHSPASVVVIAVGYVVAAACYARLAVATRPSGASVTPG, encoded by the coding sequence ATGCCGCGGCGCCGTCACCTGCTCGCCGCGCTCGCCGCCGGCGACTTCCGCCGCCTGCTCGCCGTCCGCATCGCGGGTCAGTTCGGCGACGGTGCGTTCCAGGCCAGCCTCGCCGGCGCCGTGCTGTTCAATCCCGAGCGGCAGGCCGCGGCCGCGGACGTCGCGGCCGGGTTCGCCGTGCTGCTGCTGCCCTACTCGCTGATCGGACCGTTCGCCGGCGTCCTGCTCGACCGGTGGTGGCGGCAGCGGATCCTCATCGTCGCGAACACGGCACGCGCCGGCGGCCTGCTGGTGTTCGCCGCCGGCATCGGGGCAGGGCTGTCCGGCCTCGGGTTCTACGCCGCGGCGCTCGTCCTCATCTCCGTCGCCCGCTTCCTGCTCTCGGCGCTGAGCGCCGCGCTGCCCCGGGTCGTGCCCCGGGCGGAACTGGTCACCGCCAACTCGTTCACGACGACCGTGGGCACGGTCGCGGCGGTGGCCGGCGGCGGCGCCGCCATCGGCGCACGCGCCCTCCTGGGTTCGGGGACGGGCGACTACGCCCTCATCGCCGCCGCGGCGGCCGTCCCGTACCTGCTCGCGGCGTTCGCCGCCGGCCGGTTCGCGCGGTCCCGCCTCGGACCGTCCGCGCACGAGCGCGCCACGCGCGAGTCGCTGCGCGAGGTCGTCCGGGGCCTGGCGGCCGGGTTGGCGCACGTCCGCTCACGACGACCGGTGCTGCACGGCCTCACGGTCGTCGCCGTCCACCGGCTGGGCTACGGCGTCACCACCGTGTGCACGGTGCTGCTCTACCGCAATCGCTTCGACGACCAGGGCTTCTTCCGCGCTGGGCTGGCGGGCCTGACCCAGGTGGTGACCATGATCGCCGTCGGCGGTGCGCTGGCGGCGGCCGTCACGCCCGCCGCGTTCCGCCGCTTCGGCGCCCCGGGCTGGCCGGCGCTGCTGCTGCTCGGCGCCGCCGCCGTGCTGCTCTCGTTCGTGCTGAGCTACCGGTTGCCGTTGCTGCTCGTGGCGGCGCTGCTGCTCGGCTTCGCCGCGCAGGGCGTCAAGATCAGCGTCGACACGCTGGTGCAGCAGTACGTCGACGACGCCTTCCGCGGACGGGTGTTCGCGCTCTACGACACGTTGTTCAACGTGACGCTCGTCGTCGCCGCCGTGCTCACCGCGACCGTGCTGCCCGCCGACGGGCACAGCCCGGCGTCGGTGGTGGTCATCGCGGTGGGCTACGTCGTCGCGGCCGCCTGCTACGCGCGGCTCGCCGTCGCGACCCGGCCGTCGGGCGCGTCGGTCACGCCGGGCTGA
- a CDS encoding CCA tRNA nucleotidyltransferase — protein sequence MVTGASVRWPSVTPRADPVLPRAQVTAQVTSPGDLVPLPDAAVALGAAFARAGHELHLVGGPVRDALMGRPCDDLDFTTDARPEAILAIVEPLAAATWTTGIRFGTVGARIGPLLCEITTFRADAYDGVSRNPEVRFGDSLVADLRRRDFTMNAMAVSVTGERTFTDPYQGLADLARGVLRTPGAPAESFGDDPLRMLRAARFVSALGVAIDPTVAAAMQALAGELARITPERVLAELTKLLAGRTPRAGLEVMVDTGLAEVVLPELPALRMAADEHGQHKDVYAHTLQVLDQAIDLEDGEPDVTLRWAALLHDIGKPATREFASGGRVTFHHHEVVGARMARKRLKTLRAPNQLIQDVGQLVYLHLRFYGYRTSGWTDSAVRRYVQDAGPLLPRLHKLVRSDCTTRNKRKAAALSHAYDTLEERIAALQAQEELDAIRPDLDGNEIMAILGIAPGREVGQAYQHLLALRMEHGPLGHDRAVAELRTWWADRVDG from the coding sequence ATGGTAACCGGCGCCTCGGTACGCTGGCCGTCCGTGACCCCGCGTGCCGACCCCGTCCTTCCCCGAGCTCAGGTGACTGCCCAGGTGACCTCACCCGGCGATCTCGTCCCGCTCCCGGACGCCGCGGTGGCCCTCGGCGCCGCCTTCGCGCGCGCCGGTCACGAGCTGCACCTGGTCGGCGGGCCGGTCCGTGACGCCCTCATGGGCCGTCCCTGCGACGACCTCGACTTCACGACCGACGCGCGTCCGGAGGCGATCCTGGCGATCGTCGAGCCCCTCGCCGCCGCCACCTGGACGACGGGCATCCGCTTCGGCACGGTGGGGGCACGGATCGGGCCCCTGCTGTGCGAGATCACGACGTTCCGTGCCGACGCGTACGACGGCGTCAGCCGCAATCCCGAGGTGCGGTTCGGCGACTCGCTCGTCGCCGACCTGCGGCGCCGCGACTTCACCATGAACGCGATGGCGGTCTCGGTCACCGGCGAGCGCACCTTCACCGACCCCTACCAGGGGCTCGCCGACCTGGCCCGCGGCGTGCTGCGCACCCCCGGGGCGCCCGCGGAGTCCTTCGGGGACGACCCGCTGCGCATGCTGCGCGCCGCCCGGTTCGTCTCGGCGCTGGGCGTCGCCATCGACCCGACGGTGGCCGCGGCCATGCAGGCGCTGGCCGGCGAGCTCGCCCGGATCACGCCCGAGCGGGTACTGGCCGAGCTCACCAAGCTGCTGGCCGGTCGTACGCCGCGGGCGGGGCTCGAGGTCATGGTCGACACCGGCCTCGCCGAGGTGGTCCTACCCGAGCTGCCGGCGCTGCGTATGGCCGCCGACGAGCACGGACAGCACAAGGACGTCTACGCCCACACGCTGCAGGTGCTCGACCAGGCGATCGACCTCGAGGACGGCGAGCCCGACGTCACGCTGCGCTGGGCGGCGCTGCTGCACGACATCGGCAAGCCCGCCACCCGCGAGTTCGCGTCCGGCGGCCGCGTCACGTTCCACCACCACGAGGTGGTGGGTGCGCGCATGGCCCGCAAGCGGTTGAAGACGTTGCGCGCGCCCAACCAGCTGATCCAGGACGTCGGGCAGCTCGTCTACCTGCACCTGCGCTTCTACGGGTACCGGACGAGCGGCTGGACCGACTCCGCGGTACGCCGTTACGTGCAGGACGCCGGACCGCTGCTGCCGCGGCTGCACAAGCTCGTCCGCTCCGACTGCACGACGCGCAACAAGCGCAAGGCAGCGGCGCTGTCGCACGCGTACGACACCCTCGAGGAGCGCATCGCGGCGCTGCAGGCGCAGGAGGAGCTCGACGCCATCCGGCCCGATCTCGACGGCAACGAGATCATGGCGATCCTGGGGATCGCGCCCGGTCGTGAGGTCGGTCAGGCGTACCAGCACCTGCTCGCGCTGCGTATGGAGCACGGTCCGCTGGGCCACGACCGCGCCGTCGCCGAGCTGCGCACCTGGTGGGCCGACCGCGTCGACGGGTGA
- a CDS encoding NUDIX hydrolase: MSPTPEPRPPQGAAPGPGERSSRGNRRRRPRRWLRQVDEFSAGGLVVDLAGTVPRGALIGRTDRQGRLLWSLPKGHIEAGETAEQAAVREVEEETGIAGEIVAELGTIDFWFVAEGRRIHKTVRHYLLRRTGGELSDSDVEVDEVAWVPLDEIRGQLAYPDERGLVDTAGRLLADTA, translated from the coding sequence ATGTCCCCGACCCCGGAGCCGCGACCCCCCCAGGGCGCGGCGCCCGGCCCGGGTGAGCGGTCGTCCCGCGGCAACCGGCGCCGCCGGCCACGGCGCTGGCTGCGGCAGGTCGACGAGTTCAGCGCCGGCGGACTGGTGGTCGATCTGGCCGGCACGGTGCCCCGCGGCGCGCTGATCGGACGCACCGACCGGCAGGGCCGGTTGCTGTGGTCGCTGCCCAAGGGTCACATCGAGGCCGGTGAGACGGCCGAGCAGGCGGCGGTCCGCGAGGTCGAGGAGGAGACCGGCATCGCCGGCGAGATCGTCGCCGAGCTCGGCACCATCGACTTCTGGTTCGTCGCCGAGGGGCGGCGCATCCACAAGACCGTCCGGCACTACCTGCTGCGACGCACCGGCGGCGAGCTCTCCGACTCCGACGTCGAGGTCGACGAGGTCGCCTGGGTGCCGCTCGACGAGATCCGCGGCCAGCTGGCCTATC